One Triticum dicoccoides isolate Atlit2015 ecotype Zavitan chromosome 5B, WEW_v2.0, whole genome shotgun sequence genomic window carries:
- the LOC119307815 gene encoding DNA replication licensing factor MCM7-like encodes MAAGTKTVDYAAERALAKDFLTNFAGPHGEPKYQNILQDIANRKIRAVQIELDDLFHYKDVDEEFLQRVTENTKRYIGIFAEAVDELMPEPTEAFAVDEDRDILMTQRVDEGADGGADGTDPLQRMPPEIKRFFEVYIKAFSKVTPLTLRQVKASHIGQLVKISGIVTRCSDVKPLMQVAVYTCEECGFEIYQEVTARVFMPLFECPSQRCKLNKAKGNLILQLRASKFLKFQEVKLQELAEHVPKGHIPRSLTAHLRGELTRKVAPGDVVEMSGVFLPMPYFGFRAMRAGLVADTYLEAMSITHFKKKYEEYELKGDEQEQIDRLAEDGDIYSKLSKSLAPEIFGHEDVKKALLLLLVGAPHRKLGDGMKIRGDLHICLMGDPGVAKSQLLKHIINVAPRGVYTTGRGSSGVGLTAAVQKDPVTNEFVLEGGALVLADMGICAIDEFDKMEESDRTAIHEVMEQQTVSIAKAGITTSLNARTAVLAAANPAWGRYDMRRTPAENINLPPALLSRFDLLWLILDRADMENDLEMARHVVHVHQNLESPALGFTALEPSVLRAYISAARRVTPSVPRDLEEYIATAYSSIRQEEAKSNAPHSYTTIRTLLSIVRISIALARLRFSETVAQSDVDEALRLMQMSKYSLYSNDRQRSGLDAISDIYSILRDEAARTSSMDVKYGHALNLISRKGYSEAQLKECLEEYASLNVWQIHPSTFDIHFIDA; translated from the exons atggccgccgggaCGAAGACCGTCGACTACGCCGCGGAAAGAG CGCTCGCCAAGGACTTCCTCACCAACTTCGCCGGCCCGCACGGCGAGCCCAAGTACCAGAACATCCTG CAAGACATCGCGAACCGGAAGATCCGCGCCGTCCAGATCGAGCTGGACGACCTGTTCCAC TACAAGGATGTGGACGAGGAGTTCCTGCAGAGGGTCACCGAGAACACCAAGCGCTACATCGGCATATTCGCCGAGGCCGTGGACGAGCTCATGCCGGAGCCCACGGAGGCCTTCGCTGTCGACGAGGACAGGGACATCTTGATGACGCAGCGCGTGGATGAAGGGGCTGATGGAGGCGCTGACGGCACAGACCCTCTACAGAGGATGCCGCCGGAAATCAAGCGGTTCTT TGAGGTATACATCAAGGCCTTCTCGAAGGTGACACCACTCACCCTTAGGCAAGTGAAGGCATCCCACATTGGGCAGCTTGTGAAAATATCTGGAATTGTCACTCGCTGCTCGGATGTGAAGCCCTTGATGCAGGTGGCGGTTTATACATGTGAAGAGTGCGGTTTTGAGATATACCAG GAAGTGACTGCTAGAGTCTTTATGCCTCTCTTTGAGTGCCCATCCCAACGATGCAAGCTGAACAAAGCAAAGGGGAATTTGATCCTTCAACTGCGAGCATCAAAATTCCTTAAGTTTCAGGAG GTGAAGCTCCAAGAACTTGCAGAGCATGTACCAAAGGGCCACATCCCACGTTCTCTAACTGCTCATCTCAGAGGAGAGCTGACAAGAAAA GTGGCACCTGGAGACGTGGTTGAGATGTCTGGTGTTTTCCTCCCCATGCCTTACTTTGGATTCCGGGCCATGCGGGCAGGATTGGTTGCTGATACCTATTTGGAAGCAATGTCTATTACCCAtttcaagaagaaatatgaagA GTATGAACTTAAGGGTGATGAGCAGGAACAAATTGACCGATTGGCTGAGGATGGTGATATCTACAGTAAGCTATCAAAATCATTGGCACCTGAAATATTTGGGCATGAAGACGTGAAAAAGGCATTGTTGTTGCTACTCGTTGGTGCACCTCATCGGAAGCTTGGAGATGGCATGAAG ATCAGAGGAGATCTGCACATATGCCTGATGGGAGATCCTGGTGTTGCAAAGAGTCAACTTCTAAAGCATATTATCAATGTTGCTCCAAGAGGAGTGTATACCACAGGGCGTGGGAGCAGTGGTGTTGGTCTTACTGCTGCTGTCCAGAAAGATCCAGTTACAAATGAGTTTGTCCTTGAGGGAGGGGCACTG GTACTGGCGGATATGGGTATCTGTGCAATAGATGAGTTTGACAAGATGGAAGAGTCTGACAGGACAGCAATTCATGAGGTGATGGAGCAGCAAACAGTTAGCATTGCCAAGGCTGGCATCACCACCTCTCTTAATGCAAGGACTGCAGTTCTTGCTGCTGCAAATCCAGCATG GGGAAGGTATGATATGAGGAGGACTCCAGCTGAGAACATAAATCTTCCTCCAGCACTTCTCTCACGTTTCGACCTCCTTTGGTTGATCCTGGATCGTGCGGACATGGAAAATGATCTTGAAATGGCAAGACATGTTGTTCATGTACACCAAAATCTTGAATCGCCAGCACTTGGGTTCACAGCACTTGAACCATCTGTTCTTAG GGCATACATATCTGCTGCAAGAAGAGTCACTCCTTCTGTTCCTCGAGATCTTGAGGAATACATTGCAACTGCCTATTCAAGCATTCGCCAAGAGGAAGCCAAGTCAAATGCACCTCATTCTTACACAACCATTAGGACACTTCTGAGCATAGTCCGCATTTCGATT GCCTTGGCAAGACTTCGATTTTCAGAAACTGTTGCCCAGAGCGATGTTGATGAAGCACTGCGCCTGATGCAGATGTCAAAGTACTCGCTCTACTCTAATGACCGCCAGCGGTCTGGCCTGGATGCGATCTCTGACATATACTCCATCCTGAGAGATGAAGCAGCAAGGACCAGCAGCATGGATGTGAAATATGGTCATGCTCTTAACCTGATCTCCAGAAAG GGATACAGTGAGGCTCAGCTGAAGGAGTGCCTGGAGGAGTATGCATCCTTGAACGTGTGGCAGATCCACCCAAGCACCTTTGACATCCACTTCATCGACGCCTGA